A segment of the Peptoclostridium acidaminophilum DSM 3953 genome:
CTGGTGCTCAACGATACTCGAGTGCTCCCTGCAAGGCTTATAGGAGAAAAGATTCCAACAGGAGCCAAGATGGAATTTCTGCTGCTTAAAAGAATTGACATGGACACCTGGCAGGTGATGGTCAAGCCGGGCAAGAGGGCAAAGCCGGGAAGCGAGTTCAGCTTCGGAGACGGCAGGCTTAGAGCCAGGGTCGAGGACATATCGGATGAGGGAACAAGGATAGTAAGATTTGAATACGAGGGCGTGTTTGAAAGCGTGCTTGACGAACTTGGGAGCATGCCGCTGCCGCCTTATATAAAAGAGACGCTTCAGGACAAGGAAAGATACCAGACTGTATACTCAAGGCATGTGGGATCTGCTGCAGCCCCTACCGCGGGACTTCACTTCACGCCGGAGCTGCTGGAAGAGATCAGGGCCATCGGGGTGGAGATTGCTTATATAACTCTGCACGTGGGTCTTGGAACCTTCAGGCCGGTGAAGATGGAGAGAATAGAGGAACACCAGATGCATTCGGAATTCTATACGATAGAGCAGAGCGAGGCCGACAAGATAAACCTGGCCAAGTCTTCCGGCAACAGAGTCATAGCCGTAGGCACAACAAGCTGCAGGACTCTGGAGACGGCCGCCGACAGCACCGGCAGGCTCCATGCCAGCAGCGGCTGGACCGACATATTCATATACCCGGGCTACAAATTCAAGATTATTGATGCCATAATCACCAACTTTCACCTCCCTGAATCCACACTCATAATGCTCGTGAGCGCTTTTTCAACAAGGGAACGGGTGATTGGGGCTTACAATGAGGCTGTAAAGGAAGGGTACAGATTTTTCAGTTTTGGCGATTCCATGTTCATATACTAAAAAGACCTAAAAAGGAGAAAAAAGAAAATATGGCAATAAGATACGAACTAATCAAAGTCTGCAAGCAGACCGGCGCCAGGCTGGGCAAGCTCCATACGCCGCATGGGGTGATAGACACGCCGATATTCATGCCAGTTGGAACACAGGCAACTGTCAAGGCGATGACTCCAGAGGAGCTCAAGGAAATAGAGGCTCAGATAATACTCAGCAACACATACCACCTCTATATAAGGCCGGGCCACGATATAGTTAAAAAAGCGGGCGGGCTCCATAAGTTCATGAACTGGGACAGGCCCATACTTACAGATAGCGGAGGATACCAGGTGTTCAGCCTTGGGCCGCTGAGAAAGATAAAAGAAGAGGGCGTGGAGTTTCGCTCGCATCTTGACGGCTCCAAGCACTTTATCAGCCCTGAAAAGGCCATAGAAATAGAAAACGCCCTCGGCGCAGATATAATAATGGCATTTGACGAGTGTGCACCTTATCCTGCAGACAGGGAATATGTGAAAAACTCACTCGAGAGAACTACTAGATGGGCCAAAAGGTGCAAGGAGGCGCATAAGAATACTGACAACCAGGCATTGTTTGGAATAATTCAGGGTGGAATGTACAAGGACCTTCGCGAGCAGTCGGCCAGAGAAATCACCGCGATTGACCTGCCGGGCTATGCAATAGGCGGACTTAGTGTTGGAGAGCCAAAGCCGCTTATGTACGAGGTGCTTGACTACACGGTGCCGCTGATGCCGTCGGACAAGCCAAGATACCTAATGGGCGTAGGAAGTCCTGACGACCTCATAGAAGGCGTTCTAAGAGGCATAGACATGTTTGATTGCGTGCTGCCTACAAGGATAGCCAGAAACGGCACTGCGTTCACGAGTGGAGGCAAGGTTGTAGTAAGGAATGCGATCTACCAGGAGGATTTTACGCCTCTTGATCCGGAGTGCGACTGCTACACCTGCAGGAACTATACGAAGGCGTACCTCAGGCACCTTGTAAAGTGCAATGAAATACTCGCTTCAAGGCTTCTGACATACCACAATCTCTATTTCCTTATCAACCTCATGAAAAACGTGAGACAGGCCATAATGGACGACAGGCTCATGGACTTTAGAAATGAGTTTTTTGAAAAGTTTGGTTATGAAAAATAGGATTGAAAATTATTGGAATATGTCTTATTGTAAGATTACAGGGATAGACAATTGGATATAAACTACAAAAAACGAAGTATGAGGAGGAGATTTTATGCAGCAGCTTCAAGCGTTGATATTCCCGTTAGCTTTACTTGCATTTTTCTATTTTTTCCTGATAAAGCCTCAGCAAAAGCGCCAAAAAGAGATTACAATGCTCAGGGAAAACCTGAGGATAGGTGACCTGGTGGTGACAATTGGCGGCATAGAGGGAACTATAGTCCAGGTGAGAGAGGATTCGGTAGTCCTCGAGATTGAGCCTGACGGACTCAAGCTTACATTTGAAAGATGGGCTATAGGAAAGCTAAAGGAAGTCAAATCAGACACGGAAGTTGAATAATAGCGAAATTGTGCTATAATCTTATATGTATCAAATATGTATCAAAATTTTTGGGAGGTAATACTCATGAAACAAAAACACATAAAAACTCTTTCTGGAGCAAACCTGAAAAAGAGCGCATCTAAGGGCGGATGCGGAGAATGCCAGACTTCATGCCAGTCAGCATGCAAAACTTCATGCACAGTAGGAAATCAGAGCTGCGAGAAGTAAATCAAGAAAAAATGCCGGTCCGATAAGCGCGGACTATAAAACCAGCGAGAAATAGCACGACTTATATGTTGTGCTATTTTTTCGCCTTTATTGAGCATTTGACTATTGAAATCAAATCTGATAGTATAAATTTGTTTCTTAAAAAAGCTGTTTTAAATATCATGGAGGGGTTTTAATGCAATTAGTGCACAAGTTTAGTCTCAAGGGAGTCAACGTTGCGCTTGATGTCAATAGCGGGGCGGTTCATGTAGTAGACAATATAGTATATGAGGTGCTTGATTACTTTGGCGAAAAAAGCATCGAGCAGATAATAGATATATTAGGTGAAAAATACGCTTCGGAGGATATTGTCCAGGCCTACGGGGAGATAGACGAGCTCAAGGAGCAGGGTCTGCTTTACAGCCAGGACACCTATGAGCATAATGAAACGTTTGTAAACAGAAAGCCTGTTGTTAAAGCCATGTGTCTGAATGTTGCGCATGATTGCAATCTAAAATGCGTCTACTGCTTTGCATCGCAGGGCGACTTCGGCGGAGAGCGAAAGCTAATGCCGCTTGAGGTGGGCAAGAAGGCACTTGAATATCTTGTTGCCAATTCAGGCAGCCGAAGAAATCTGGAGGTGGACTTCTTCGGCGGGGAACCGCTTATGAACTGGGATGTAGTCAAAGCTCTAGTGGCATACGGCAACGAAATAGCAGAGCCTAAAGACAAGAATTTCAGATTCACCATAACTACAAATGGCATTCTGCTGGACGATGAAAAGATAGATTTCATCAACAAGTACATGAAAAACGTAGTGCTCAGCCTTGACGGCAGAAAAGATATCAATGACAACATGAGGATTACTTGGAACGACAAGGGCAGCTATGATACCATAGTCCCAAAGTTCAAAAAGCTAGTCGAGAGCAGGGGCGAAAAGGAATATTTCATAAGGGGAACATTCACAAGGCATAACCTTGACTTTGCAAAGGACGTAGAACATTTTGCAAGCGAGGGCTTCAACATAACATCCATGGAGCCTGCGGTAGACGAGAAGATGAGCGATTTTGCTCTCACGGAAGAGGATCTGCCCAGGATATTCGAGGAATATGAAAATCTTGTAGATTTCTACATCGACAAGAAGCTTGAAAACGAAAAATTCACATTTTTCCACTTCAGCATAGACCTCAGCCAGGGGCCGTGTGTCATAAAAAGGCTTACAGGGTGCGGAGCCGGATCTGAGTATATCTGCGTAACACCTGAGGGCGACATATACCCTTGCCACCAGTTTGTAGGAAATGAAAAATTCAAAATGGGAAGCATACTTGATTCGGACGTCAAGCTGGATCGGGATTTGCAGCTTAAATTCCAGAACGCCCACGTATATGCAAAAGAAGCATGCAGGGAGTGCTGGGCGAAGTTCTACTGTTCAGGAGGCTGTCATGCGAATGCTTACAATTTCAACGGTGATATACTAAAGCCTTATTCAATGGCGTGCGAGATGCTCAAAAAGAGAGTCGAATGCGCAATAGCCATAAAGGCTAAGCAAATGCTTGGAGGTGAGGCTGATGATCAGACCGCTTGATGGATATTCCCCGGATATTCCAAAGAGCTGTTTTGTAGCCCATTCTGCTGATGTAATAGGCAGGGTCAGCATGGGAGAAAACACAAACATATGGTACAACTGCGTTCTAAGGGGCGATATCGAAGAGATAATGATCGGTGAAAACACTAACGTGCAGGATGGCACAGTGATTCACATAGGCATGGAGACAAAAACCATCATAGGCGATTATGTGACAATAGGGCATAGAGCCATACTCCACGGCTGCAAGATAGGAAACTACAGCCTCATAGGCATGGGAAGCATAGTGCTCGATGGAGCACAGATTGGCGACTACAGCATAATCGGAGCAGGAAGTCTTGTTCCTCCCCAAAAGAAGATACCCTCAGGAGTTCTGGCATTTGGGAATCCAATAAAGATAGTAAGGGAGCTCACAGAGGAAGAAAAACGTTCACTTGAAAATTCTGCCGTAGATTACGTAGCTTTTGCAGAAAAACATAAATAGACTAGGGGGAGGAAAATGAAAAACAGAGGAATTGCCGGATTTTTAGCTTTGGTAGTAATAATAGCGTTTGGAGTATATACGGCTCTGAGCGGATTCAGCGCCGGAGGTATTAATATAGCGCCGCTGGGCAATCAGGTAAAACAGGGACTCGACCTTAAAGGCGGAGTATATGTTGTGTATGAGGCCCAGACAGACGCCAAGGGAGAAGAACTCAAGAAGATAATAGACCAGACAATAGAAGTCTTCAGAAGGCGTATAGATACACTTGGCCTTACGGAGCCTGTGATAGTAAAAGAAGGCGAAAAGAGAATCAGGATAGAGCTTCCGGGAGTTAAGAATGCAAACGACGCACTTGAGATGATAGGCAAGACAGCCCAGCTTAAGTTTGCGCTTCAGGACGGAACTGTAATAGTCACAGGAAAGAATGTCAAAAAATCAGAGGTTGTAATTGACCAGCAGAGCAAGGAGCCGCTTGTTGCCCTTGAATTCGACGCTGAAGGTGCAAAGGCCTTTGCTGATGCAACCGAGCAACTTGCCCCTACACAGTCACCAATATTCATAGTGCTTGACAATGAAGTAATATCAAGCCCTGTCGTTAACGAGAAGATACCTAACGGACAAGCTACAATAACAGGCAATTTCACGGTGGAGAGTGCCTCGGAGCTGGCAAACCTCATACGTGCAGGAGCGCTGCCTGTTGACTTTAAGGAGATACAGACCTCTACGATAACCGCAACACTAGGTGAAAATGCCCTCAAGATGAGCCTTTTAGGTGCAAAGGTCGGCATAGCCATACTTATAGTGTATATGATGGCCTTCTATAAACTGCCAGGACTAGTTGCAGCCGTAGCGCTTGCTGCATACGGACTCATTGTAGGCTATTCTTTTGTCGGAATGAATGCCACACTGACTCTTCCAGGAATAGCGGCACTGATTCTTTCGATGGGAATGGCTGTAGATGCCAACGTAATAATATTCGAGAGAATAAAAGAGGAAATAGGAAAAGGCAAATCGCTAAGAGTGGCTATAGATGCGGGATTTTCAAGGGCTATGACGACAATAATAGACAGCAACGTCACCACATTTATAGCGGGAGTCGTGCTTTACAATTTCGGAACCGGCCCTATAAAGGGATTTGCAGTAATGCTAATGCTTGGTATTGTAGCTTCTATGTTTACTGCTGTTGTAGTATCTAAGCTTCTGCTCAAAACACTGGCCAATGCAGGATTTCTAAAAAACAACAAACTGTTCGGGGCTTAGGGGGATAAACGATGAAAATTATCGAGAAAAAGAAAATCTGGTTTGGAGCCTCTGCAGCGTTTATCGTGGCAGGTCTCATAGCGGCTCTATTGTTTGGCTTTAATTACGGGATTGATTTCACCGGTGGAACTGTAATGGAAATGAATCTGCACAAGAATGTTTCTATTGCAGAGATAAAGGAGATGTCGAAGGAAATCGACAGCAACATCACCATAAACAAGCTGGGTGCAGATAAGACTGTTGTGCAGCTCAAAACTATAAAGGATATGGACAGCCAAAAAATTAACGGCTTTTTTGAAACGTTCAAGGCAAAATATAATCTTGAAGACACAGATCTACTCAAGGCCGAGCAGATAGGCCCTTCGGTGGGCAACGAGATAAAGAACAAGGCTATGCTGGCGGTGTTTGTTTCAACTATATTCATGCTCATATATATAAGCTTCAGATTCGAGCTTTCTTATGGGGTGGCAGCAATAGTATCGCTTGTGCACGATGTGCTTTTCATGCTGGCCTTCTATGCGCTGTTTAGAATCCCGCTAAACAGCACGTTCATAGCAGCAATACTCACTGTTGTGGGATATTCTATAAACGATACGATAGTAGTATTCGACAGAATAAGGGAAAACATAGGCAATTACAAAAAGAGCGAATACGCAACCCTTGCCAATGACAGCATTAAGCAGACATTAATAAGGACAATGAACACTTCTCTTACAACAATAGTGACAATATCCGCGCTCTACATCTTCGGGGTTGACGCGATAAAGGAGTTCACGCTTCCGCTTATAGCAGGCATAATGGTGGGAACATACTCGTCGATATTCATAGCAAGCCCCGTTTGGGTGAGTTTCAAACAAAAACAAAAGTTTTCATAAGTGCCAAAAGGGCAATATATAATATAATATATTGTCCTTTTTTGATATCGCTTTAAATATGGCAATTAATAATTTGCGAGGAGTGTGAATTTTGAGCATGCTATACATGAGGCCAAAGAACCTTAGAAGATACAGGCAGATACTCCATGTGCTTATGAAATACGGATTTACATACCTCGTGGAAAAAATGAACATAGACGACTACATATACAGATCCCCGGGCGGCATGAGCGACGAGATAAAAAACATGACTCATGAGGAGCGCATCAAAAGCGCCATTGTGGAGCTCGGGCCAACATTCATAAAGCTAGGCCAGATACTCAGCACCAGAGGCGACTTGCTTGATGATGCAATAATCGAGCAACTTTCGAAGCTCCAGGACGATGTCGAAGCATTTAGTTTTGAAAAGGTCGGGGAGATATTCTATAATGAGATGGGAATTACCATAGAGGAGGCCTTCCTTGAATTCGAGAAAAGCCCAATGGCAGCTGCATCAATAGGCCAGGTTCACAGGGCAAGGACAAGGAAAGGCAAGCGTGTAATAGTAAAAGTGCAAAGGCCCGGCATAGAAGCGGTCATATCCTCCGATACAGACATACTCTATTTTGTGGCTAAGCTGCTTCAGGAGCGCATAGACAAAAAAAGTGCTACAAATTATATGGAAATTGTTGACGAATTCAGTGCCAGCATAAAAAGGGAGATGGATTACAATTTTGAGGCCAGAAATTGCGAAAAATTCGCCCAGATCCACAAGAACGACGAGGATATCTACATACCAAGGGTGTACTGGGAGTTCACATCAAAAAAGGTGCTTGCGCTCGAGATGGTTGAAGGAGTCAAGATAAGCGATGTAGATGAGATAAAGAGAAGGGGCTGGGACTGCAAAACTGCAGCATTTATAGAAGCAAAGGCTTTTATGAAGCAGGTATTTAGTTACGGATTTTTCCACGCCGACCTGCACCCTGGGAATGTGTTTGTGCTCGACAAGGGCACGATAGCGTTTGTGGATTTTGGGATAGTAGGCGTAATAGACAAGGACACAAAGAAGCTAATAAATCAGATTTTTTCATCAATCAACGACAACAATGTAGACGGCATTGTCGACTGTTTGGTTCAGCTGGATGCTGTCGACCCTGATTCTAATATCAGAAAGCTCAAGGAGGACCTTAGCTTCTACATCTACTACTACTACAATACTCCGCTTGAGAGAATAAGCATAACAGAGCTTATAAGGGAATTCCTCTACTTTGCACGAAAAAACAGAGTAGCGCTGCCTACAGGCTTCACCATGCTTGCAAAGACAATAGTGACGCTTGAAGGCACGGGGAAAAAGCTTTATCCGGAATTTTCAATATCGATGCTGATGGATGAATTCTTAAGACAAAGCTACATGGACATAGAAAGGTACAGGGAATCAGCCAGAGAAACAAGGTATTACATCGAGTCAATACTAAGGGACGTAAAAAGCATCCCGGAACAGATAAGGTGGATGCTGAACCGAATACGGAAGAACAATATTAGGATTTCTGTAGAGGAGATAAGGTTTTCTCTGCTCGAAAGGGAAATCTCAAAAATGACAAACAGGCTTTCAGCGAGCCTTATAATATCAGCTATAATAGTGGGCTCCTCGATTGTAATTGTATCGGGAAAAGGGCCGGACATCAAAGGATATCCTGCCATTGGGCTTTTGGGATATTCAATTGCTACAATCATGGGATTCTTTCTTGTGTTTTCCATGCTTTTTTCAAGGAACAGGAACAAATAGTCTAAATAAGGAAATGGATGTGATCTTTTTTGGCGAAATGGATGCTGAAAAGAAGCTCTTGCGACATTGAAAAGCTCTCCAGCAGGATGAAATGCAGCAAGGTAATACTGGAAATACTGGCAAACAGGGGTTTTAAGACTGAAGCTGAAATCGAAAGATTCATAAATACCACAACAGACGACCTCTATAGCCCTGGCCTGTTTAAGGATATGGCAAAGGGCGTCCAGTTGGCAAAAGAGGCCATACAAAGGGGCGAAAAAATCACAGTCTATGGAGATTATGATGTCGACGGGGTTATGAGTAGCTATATATTCTACAGGGCGCTTTCAACATGTGGAGCAAACGTGAGCTGTTACATACCTCACAGGGAGCTTGAAGGCTACGGCATGAACAACGAATCGATATACAGGCTCAAAAGCGAAGGCACGGAGCTTATAATAACATGCGACAACGGCATAGCGTCAATAGAGCCCGTGGAGCTTGCAAGAAGCCTTGGCATGAATGTGGTAGTGACAGACCACCACGAGGTGGCGCATGAGGTCGATGAGAGCGGGGAAAAGCATGTCTGTCTGCCCAATGCAAATGCAATAATAAATCCCAAGCAGCCGGATTGCAACTATCCATTCAAGCTGCTCTGTGCAGGAGCCATAGCGTACAAGTTTGCGCTCGCACTCTACAAGGAATTTGGACTCGACGAAAAAGAAGCCCTCGAGTTTATGGAATATGCAGCAATAGCTACAATATGCGACGTTGTAGATCTTGTAGGCGAAAACAGAATAATAGCAAAACACGGCCTGGAAATGCTCAGAAGCACAAAGAACAAGGGCCTAAATGCGCTCATAGAAAGGGCGGGCCTTGTTAAAACAAATGTTGGCACTTATCACGTGGGATTTGTAATAGGGCCATGCATAAACGCTTCAGGCAGGCTTGAGAGTGCAACTGTTGCACTTGAGCTGCTGCTTTGTCAGGACCAGGACGAGGCAAGAGCTCTGGCCGAGAGGCTAGTAGCACTCAATGAAGAAAGAAAGCAGCTTACTGAAAAAGGCGTTGAAAGAGTAGCAGGGATAATAGAAAGCACCCGGGGCAGAGATGACAGGGTGATAATTGCATACGACGAGCAGCTCCACGAAAGCATTGCGGGGATAGTGGCCGGAAGGATAAAGGAGGCCTACAACATGCCTGCAATAGTGCTTACAAACGGCAAAGACATGGTAAAGGGCTCTGCAAGGTCGATTGAAAAGTACAACATGTTCGAAAAGCTCTCTGAATGCAGCGGGCTGATTGAAAGATTCGGAGGCCACCCCATGGCGGCCGGACTTTCCATAAAACGCGAAAACATAGAAAAACTGAGAATAAAGCTAAACGAGCTGTGCGGACTTACTCTTGACGACATTGAACCCATAATAAGAATAGACAAGCACCTGTCCATTGAAG
Coding sequences within it:
- a CDS encoding ABC1 kinase family protein, which produces MLYMRPKNLRRYRQILHVLMKYGFTYLVEKMNIDDYIYRSPGGMSDEIKNMTHEERIKSAIVELGPTFIKLGQILSTRGDLLDDAIIEQLSKLQDDVEAFSFEKVGEIFYNEMGITIEEAFLEFEKSPMAAASIGQVHRARTRKGKRVIVKVQRPGIEAVISSDTDILYFVAKLLQERIDKKSATNYMEIVDEFSASIKREMDYNFEARNCEKFAQIHKNDEDIYIPRVYWEFTSKKVLALEMVEGVKISDVDEIKRRGWDCKTAAFIEAKAFMKQVFSYGFFHADLHPGNVFVLDKGTIAFVDFGIVGVIDKDTKKLINQIFSSINDNNVDGIVDCLVQLDAVDPDSNIRKLKEDLSFYIYYYYNTPLERISITELIREFLYFARKNRVALPTGFTMLAKTIVTLEGTGKKLYPEFSISMLMDEFLRQSYMDIERYRESARETRYYIESILRDVKSIPEQIRWMLNRIRKNNIRISVEEIRFSLLEREISKMTNRLSASLIISAIIVGSSIVIVSGKGPDIKGYPAIGLLGYSIATIMGFFLVFSMLFSRNRNK
- the yajC gene encoding preprotein translocase subunit YajC, whose protein sequence is MQQLQALIFPLALLAFFYFFLIKPQQKRQKEITMLRENLRIGDLVVTIGGIEGTIVQVREDSVVLEIEPDGLKLTFERWAIGKLKEVKSDTEVE
- the secD gene encoding protein translocase subunit SecD codes for the protein MKNRGIAGFLALVVIIAFGVYTALSGFSAGGINIAPLGNQVKQGLDLKGGVYVVYEAQTDAKGEELKKIIDQTIEVFRRRIDTLGLTEPVIVKEGEKRIRIELPGVKNANDALEMIGKTAQLKFALQDGTVIVTGKNVKKSEVVIDQQSKEPLVALEFDAEGAKAFADATEQLAPTQSPIFIVLDNEVISSPVVNEKIPNGQATITGNFTVESASELANLIRAGALPVDFKEIQTSTITATLGENALKMSLLGAKVGIAILIVYMMAFYKLPGLVAAVALAAYGLIVGYSFVGMNATLTLPGIAALILSMGMAVDANVIIFERIKEEIGKGKSLRVAIDAGFSRAMTTIIDSNVTTFIAGVVLYNFGTGPIKGFAVMLMLGIVASMFTAVVVSKLLLKTLANAGFLKNNKLFGA
- a CDS encoding gamma carbonic anhydrase family protein, translating into MIRPLDGYSPDIPKSCFVAHSADVIGRVSMGENTNIWYNCVLRGDIEEIMIGENTNVQDGTVIHIGMETKTIIGDYVTIGHRAILHGCKIGNYSLIGMGSIVLDGAQIGDYSIIGAGSLVPPQKKIPSGVLAFGNPIKIVRELTEEEKRSLENSAVDYVAFAEKHK
- the recJ gene encoding single-stranded-DNA-specific exonuclease RecJ; translation: MAKWMLKRSSCDIEKLSSRMKCSKVILEILANRGFKTEAEIERFINTTTDDLYSPGLFKDMAKGVQLAKEAIQRGEKITVYGDYDVDGVMSSYIFYRALSTCGANVSCYIPHRELEGYGMNNESIYRLKSEGTELIITCDNGIASIEPVELARSLGMNVVVTDHHEVAHEVDESGEKHVCLPNANAIINPKQPDCNYPFKLLCAGAIAYKFALALYKEFGLDEKEALEFMEYAAIATICDVVDLVGENRIIAKHGLEMLRSTKNKGLNALIERAGLVKTNVGTYHVGFVIGPCINASGRLESATVALELLLCQDQDEARALAERLVALNEERKQLTEKGVERVAGIIESTRGRDDRVIIAYDEQLHESIAGIVAGRIKEAYNMPAIVLTNGKDMVKGSARSIEKYNMFEKLSECSGLIERFGGHPMAAGLSIKRENIEKLRIKLNELCGLTLDDIEPIIRIDKHLSIEEVSFELFENIRLLEPFGKGNPTPIFAEKNIRVVGARLLGKSCNVLKLTCMRRGCLEKIDAICFGGAKKFEELIRQKFGDVVYDDIIKKGTCSLDMDFVYTIGVNEYMGRKNLQLLLKDFR
- the scfA gene encoding six-cysteine ranthipeptide SCIFF, which translates into the protein MKQKHIKTLSGANLKKSASKGGCGECQTSCQSACKTSCTVGNQSCEK
- the scfB gene encoding thioether cross-link-forming SCIFF peptide maturase; this encodes MQLVHKFSLKGVNVALDVNSGAVHVVDNIVYEVLDYFGEKSIEQIIDILGEKYASEDIVQAYGEIDELKEQGLLYSQDTYEHNETFVNRKPVVKAMCLNVAHDCNLKCVYCFASQGDFGGERKLMPLEVGKKALEYLVANSGSRRNLEVDFFGGEPLMNWDVVKALVAYGNEIAEPKDKNFRFTITTNGILLDDEKIDFINKYMKNVVLSLDGRKDINDNMRITWNDKGSYDTIVPKFKKLVESRGEKEYFIRGTFTRHNLDFAKDVEHFASEGFNITSMEPAVDEKMSDFALTEEDLPRIFEEYENLVDFYIDKKLENEKFTFFHFSIDLSQGPCVIKRLTGCGAGSEYICVTPEGDIYPCHQFVGNEKFKMGSILDSDVKLDRDLQLKFQNAHVYAKEACRECWAKFYCSGGCHANAYNFNGDILKPYSMACEMLKKRVECAIAIKAKQMLGGEADDQTA
- the tgt gene encoding tRNA guanosine(34) transglycosylase Tgt, which translates into the protein MAIRYELIKVCKQTGARLGKLHTPHGVIDTPIFMPVGTQATVKAMTPEELKEIEAQIILSNTYHLYIRPGHDIVKKAGGLHKFMNWDRPILTDSGGYQVFSLGPLRKIKEEGVEFRSHLDGSKHFISPEKAIEIENALGADIIMAFDECAPYPADREYVKNSLERTTRWAKRCKEAHKNTDNQALFGIIQGGMYKDLREQSAREITAIDLPGYAIGGLSVGEPKPLMYEVLDYTVPLMPSDKPRYLMGVGSPDDLIEGVLRGIDMFDCVLPTRIARNGTAFTSGGKVVVRNAIYQEDFTPLDPECDCYTCRNYTKAYLRHLVKCNEILASRLLTYHNLYFLINLMKNVRQAIMDDRLMDFRNEFFEKFGYEK
- the secF gene encoding protein translocase subunit SecF, coding for MKIIEKKKIWFGASAAFIVAGLIAALLFGFNYGIDFTGGTVMEMNLHKNVSIAEIKEMSKEIDSNITINKLGADKTVVQLKTIKDMDSQKINGFFETFKAKYNLEDTDLLKAEQIGPSVGNEIKNKAMLAVFVSTIFMLIYISFRFELSYGVAAIVSLVHDVLFMLAFYALFRIPLNSTFIAAILTVVGYSINDTIVVFDRIRENIGNYKKSEYATLANDSIKQTLIRTMNTSLTTIVTISALYIFGVDAIKEFTLPLIAGIMVGTYSSIFIASPVWVSFKQKQKFS
- the queA gene encoding tRNA preQ1(34) S-adenosylmethionine ribosyltransferase-isomerase QueA — encoded protein: MKTSDFYFELPEELIAQTPIKKRDESRLMVVSKQTGEIEHRKFRDIAGYLRKGDVLVLNDTRVLPARLIGEKIPTGAKMEFLLLKRIDMDTWQVMVKPGKRAKPGSEFSFGDGRLRARVEDISDEGTRIVRFEYEGVFESVLDELGSMPLPPYIKETLQDKERYQTVYSRHVGSAAAPTAGLHFTPELLEEIRAIGVEIAYITLHVGLGTFRPVKMERIEEHQMHSEFYTIEQSEADKINLAKSSGNRVIAVGTTSCRTLETAADSTGRLHASSGWTDIFIYPGYKFKIIDAIITNFHLPESTLIMLVSAFSTRERVIGAYNEAVKEGYRFFSFGDSMFIY